The following coding sequences lie in one Anoplolepis gracilipes chromosome 4, ASM4749672v1, whole genome shotgun sequence genomic window:
- the LOC140665280 gene encoding neuronal acetylcholine receptor subunit alpha-6-like, translating to MWFSCTLYSAIALILFNNVVMYASGTPEKSPLWNYTWTDRLKHDLFIKYDKFARPTQHFNTTVVNFDITILYVDVDDFKSTVTVNGWASHLWTDDKLKWDPSKYGNIQHIHVGNHEVWQPDVLLYHSGTAGTVEHYGDTHCIIYNDGRVLWVPPAQFIGLCELDLRLWPFDTQICNMTFGSWTYHGEQIDMQLGKSTEMANRYIKNAEWKLLDLSKNREAVLYPCCPDPYINLNFKMTLKRNSGLYCSVLLMPAAAIVFLVLVTFWLPSQSETKISVAACTILIIAVFLAYFGLKVPLTANPPLIVYFYSGCLCLVTISLILSILVINISKRTFCRPLPRNIRLCLLSWPGKLLGLSDLISVIESRRPVPGQELRSKLTEESTTNSTSNISDDGDRQNIISPTKNTTQLEWILAGTAVDRIAFALFCLILAILAIVCIS from the exons ATGTGGTTTTCTTGCACCCTCTACTCGGCGATCGCGCTTATCTTATTCAACAATGTAGTGATGTATGCAAGCGGCACACCAGAAA AGAGTCCCCTGTGGAATTACACTTGGACTGATCGATTGAagcatgatttatttataaaatacgataAGTTCGCTCGACCGACGCAACATTTCAACACGACGGTGGTCAACTTCGACATTACTATTCTTTATGTCGATGTG GATGATTTCAAGTCTACCGTCACTGTTAATGGATGGGCTTCCCAT TTGTGGACAGACGACAAGCTTAAATGGGATCCCTCCAAATACGGCAATATCCAACATATTCATGTAGGGAACCACGAAGTATGGCAACCGGACGTTCTGCTGTATCACAG TGGCACTGCGGGTACGGTCGAGCATTATGGTGATACGCACTGCATCATATACAATGACGGTCGAGTTTTATGGGTGCCGCCCGCGCAATTTATCGGACTTTGCGAGCTAGATCTTCGTCTATGGCCCTTCGATACGCAGATTTGTAATATGACATTCGGTTCTTGGACATATCACGGCGAGCAAATTGATATGCAATTGGGCAAGTCTACGGAGATG GCAAAcagatacataaaaaatgcagAGTGGAAGCTATTGGATTTGAGTAAAAATCGCGAAGCAGTTTTATACCCTTGTTGTCCGGATCCGTACATCAACTTAAACTTTAAGATGACCTTAAAGAGGAACTCGGGACTTTATTGCAGTGTATTGCTGATGCCTGCTGCCG CCATTGTTTTCTTGGTTCTGGTCACGTTTTGGCTACCATCTCAAAGTGAAACGAAGATCAGTGTTGCGGCCTGTACTATATTAATCATTGCCGTGTTTTTAGCCTACTTTGGCCTTAAAGTACCATTAACTGCAAATCCTCCGCTTATAG TTTACTTTTATAGTGGTTGCCTGTGTCTGGTAACAATTTCattgatattatcaatattggTGATTAACATATCAAAAAGAACATTCTGCAGACCACTTCCACGGAATATTAGACTGTGCTTATTAAGTTGGCCCGGGAAACTGTTAGGACTTTCTGATCTTATAAGTgtg atcGAGTCGAGACGGCCTGTGCCAGGACAAGAGTTGCGTAGTAAACTTACAGAGGAATCCACTACCAATTCGACGTCCAATATTTCGGACGACGGAGATCGacagaatataatttctcCAACAAAGAACACCACGCAATTGGAATGGATTCTCGCGGGTACGGCCGTTGATCGTATTGCCTTCGCACTTTTCTGCTTGATCCTAGCAATATTGGCAATAGTGTGCATAAGTtag
- the LOC140665281 gene encoding galectin-8 isoform X1 has product MSSLSDNTRLLARQEAFKDFSYFDEETVSTNVGKSIPLQPLKPTSAIILTGYIPENALRFSVNLTCKTSGNIALHFNPRLDRGYIVRNTKVRGSWEDEETCSPASPSGCIFRRNSYMHLMIFCTNDAFQIAVNGEHFCAFCYRLSLTDITGLEVNGNIEDIRTRQLNLFVYPDPNICRPSRTLILTIEEPLVDFLDVPITVSVGSEFRVGSSLFIAGRLKLLPHSFYVNLQRGKTIYPHPLIPLHLNPRFLYGSSAPYVVMNCWNNGTWDHEERHHGHLSWMPGRDFLLIIRCEYEGYTIWLGNKMIGEFKHRLQSTIADTLRISGDVVLYQLSMN; this is encoded by the exons ATGTCATCTCTGTCCGACAACACCCGTCTCCTGGCCAGGCAAGAGGCGTTTAAAGACTTCTCCTATTTCGACGAGGAAACTGTGTCCACG AATGTTGGCAAATCGATTCCTCTGCAACCTTTAAAACCGACATCCGCTATCATTCTCACCGGATACATTCCTGAAAACGCATTGAG GTTTTCGGTGAATTTAACATGCAAGACATCTGGAAACATCGCTCTGCATTTTAATCCACGACTGGACAGGGGTTACATCGTCAGGAATACCAAAGTGCGTGGATCCTGGGAAGATGAAGAGACTTGTTCGCCCGCTAGTCCAAGCGGATGCATTTTTCGGCGGAACTCTTATATGCACCTTATGATCTTCTGCACAAATGACGCTTTTCAG ATTGCGGTGAATGGAGAGCACTTCTGTGCCTTTTGCTATAGATTGTCCCTCACAGATATAACAGGCCTCGAAGTTAACGGCAATATCGAGGATATCAGAACtcgtcaattaaatttatttgtatatccAGATCCTAATATTTGCCGGCCGTCACGGACATTGATTTTGACAATCGAAGAACCGCTCGTGGATTTTCTA GACGTTCCCATCACTGTGAGTGTTGGTAGTGAATTTCGCGTCGGTAGTAGTTTATTCATCGCTGGAAGATTGAAGCTACTTCCGCACTC ATTTTACGTGAATCTGCAGAGGGGCAAAACCATTTATCCTCATCCCCTTATACCGCTGCATTTAAATCCACGTTTTTTATATGGCAGCAGCGCACCGTACGTGGTCATGAATTGCTGGAACAATGGCACGTGGGATCACGAAGAACGACATCACGGCCACTTATCCTGGATGCCCGGTCGAGATTTCTTGCTCAT CATTCGATGCGAGTACGAAGGATACACAATATGGCTGGGTAATAAAATGATCGGCGAATTTAAGCACAGATTGCAATCAACAATTGCGGACACTTTACGAATATCTGGCGATGTCGTACTTTATCAACTCAGTATGAATTGA
- the LOC140665281 gene encoding galectin-8 isoform X2 produces MSSLSDNTRLLARQEAFKDFSYFDEETVSTNVGKSIPLQPLKPTSAIILTGYIPENALRFSVNLTCKTSGNIALHFNPRLDRGYIVRNTKVRGSWEDEETCSPASPSGCIFRRNSYMHLMIFCTNDAFQIAVNGEHFCAFCYRLSLTDITGLEVNGNIEDIRTRQLNLFVYPDPNICRPSRTLILTIEEPLVDFLDVPITVSVGSEFRVGSSLFIAGRLKLLPHSFYVNLQRGKTIYPHPLIPLHLNPRFLYGSSAPYVVMNCWNNGTWDHEERHHGHLSWMPGRDFLLIFVFALIAFDASTKDTQYGWVIK; encoded by the exons ATGTCATCTCTGTCCGACAACACCCGTCTCCTGGCCAGGCAAGAGGCGTTTAAAGACTTCTCCTATTTCGACGAGGAAACTGTGTCCACG AATGTTGGCAAATCGATTCCTCTGCAACCTTTAAAACCGACATCCGCTATCATTCTCACCGGATACATTCCTGAAAACGCATTGAG GTTTTCGGTGAATTTAACATGCAAGACATCTGGAAACATCGCTCTGCATTTTAATCCACGACTGGACAGGGGTTACATCGTCAGGAATACCAAAGTGCGTGGATCCTGGGAAGATGAAGAGACTTGTTCGCCCGCTAGTCCAAGCGGATGCATTTTTCGGCGGAACTCTTATATGCACCTTATGATCTTCTGCACAAATGACGCTTTTCAG ATTGCGGTGAATGGAGAGCACTTCTGTGCCTTTTGCTATAGATTGTCCCTCACAGATATAACAGGCCTCGAAGTTAACGGCAATATCGAGGATATCAGAACtcgtcaattaaatttatttgtatatccAGATCCTAATATTTGCCGGCCGTCACGGACATTGATTTTGACAATCGAAGAACCGCTCGTGGATTTTCTA GACGTTCCCATCACTGTGAGTGTTGGTAGTGAATTTCGCGTCGGTAGTAGTTTATTCATCGCTGGAAGATTGAAGCTACTTCCGCACTC ATTTTACGTGAATCTGCAGAGGGGCAAAACCATTTATCCTCATCCCCTTATACCGCTGCATTTAAATCCACGTTTTTTATATGGCAGCAGCGCACCGTACGTGGTCATGAATTGCTGGAACAATGGCACGTGGGATCACGAAGAACGACATCACGGCCACTTATCCTGGATGCCCGGTCGAGATTTCTTGCTCAT ATTCGTGTTTGCTTTAATAGCATTCGATGCGAGTACGAAGGATACACAATATGGCTGGGTAATAAAATGA